A genomic segment from bacterium encodes:
- a CDS encoding Ig-like domain-containing protein — protein sequence MFSRLAKCQSSQTQKTLFRESLPVRVGICLLALAIMLAFVGGCSKESSPSGTGPIPDPPLEVVSSTPTGGASVAPSSSIAVTFNRAVDPSTVTATSFVVANATGIRTVNGSVVTFTPSTPFNQGVQYAVTLTTEIADTQGKSLASNYDFSFSVASLPTADAGATQVVTQGASVTLNGSGSNDPDGGTLTYAWTQVAGPSVGNLTGVQPSFAAPAEVTTVIFDLVVSNGVTASDPDRIVIVIAEEGSKAIFVSQNGNDANPGTLDLPKATIQAAMTAAQSTQSDLYVAAGVYSGSVVLADGVSMYGGFTADSWERDLAAVETIIQGGQYAITGANVNQLTIEGFTIRSANSASNAGSSVGISLHNSLGIVINQNALEIGNGANGSNGTDATDRTGNADGGNSGAAAYFALICSGAVGGAGGDVSYGRDGGLGGRSGGANGGSNGWDGENGGGNGGSKGGFAANGSPGSPGNPGDSGLSGNAGTSFGSISNGAYLAAHGLNGDNGGYGWGGGGGGGGGTGAACSGSGGGGGAGGLYGFGGARGFGGGGSIGIILSGGSEATITNNSITTGNGGNGGYSGKGGVGQNGGSGANGGTGNANGGAGGRGGNGGKGGNGGDGGCGGGGPVVGIVEAASSSTRTNNFFTLGVAGIGGARGDGRGKEGANGDRAEFKKID from the coding sequence ATGTTTTCCCGGCTAGCCAAATGTCAATCATCCCAAACCCAGAAGACGCTCTTTCGGGAAAGCCTTCCGGTGCGGGTCGGAATCTGCCTGCTCGCTTTGGCGATTATGCTCGCTTTTGTGGGCGGTTGCAGCAAAGAGAGTTCACCGAGTGGCACGGGTCCAATCCCGGATCCACCGCTTGAAGTCGTTTCGAGTACACCAACTGGAGGCGCTTCTGTGGCGCCGAGTAGCTCTATCGCCGTTACTTTCAATAGAGCAGTTGATCCTTCCACTGTGACGGCAACATCGTTCGTTGTCGCCAATGCAACGGGAATCCGGACGGTGAATGGTTCGGTGGTGACGTTCACTCCCTCGACTCCCTTCAATCAAGGGGTGCAGTATGCCGTAACGTTGACGACTGAAATCGCGGATACTCAGGGGAAATCACTCGCGAGTAACTATGACTTTTCGTTCAGCGTTGCGAGCCTTCCCACGGCTGACGCTGGTGCTACTCAGGTTGTCACCCAGGGAGCTTCCGTAACGCTCAATGGTTCGGGGAGCAACGATCCGGATGGTGGCACCCTGACCTATGCCTGGACTCAGGTAGCGGGACCATCGGTAGGAAATCTCACTGGAGTACAGCCGTCATTTGCGGCTCCCGCTGAAGTAACCACCGTCATTTTCGATCTAGTCGTCTCAAACGGCGTGACTGCGAGCGACCCGGATCGAATTGTCATTGTCATTGCAGAAGAAGGGTCCAAGGCGATTTTCGTCTCCCAGAACGGCAATGATGCAAACCCCGGGACACTTGACCTACCCAAGGCAACTATCCAGGCAGCCATGACTGCAGCTCAATCTACGCAGAGCGATCTTTATGTCGCCGCAGGCGTGTACAGTGGTTCTGTGGTCCTGGCGGACGGTGTCAGTATGTATGGTGGATTCACAGCCGACAGCTGGGAGAGGGATCTGGCGGCCGTAGAGACCATTATTCAGGGAGGACAATATGCCATTACTGGAGCTAATGTCAATCAGCTGACAATAGAGGGATTTACCATACGCAGTGCCAATAGTGCATCAAACGCGGGGAGCTCTGTGGGTATCAGTCTGCACAACAGCCTTGGCATTGTTATCAACCAGAACGCACTTGAGATCGGCAATGGTGCGAACGGAAGCAACGGCACCGATGCCACTGATCGGACGGGAAATGCGGATGGCGGCAATTCCGGCGCCGCGGCTTACTTCGCACTCATCTGTTCAGGAGCAGTTGGGGGGGCCGGCGGAGACGTCAGCTATGGTCGCGATGGCGGATTGGGCGGTCGGTCCGGTGGAGCAAACGGCGGGTCAAATGGTTGGGATGGAGAGAATGGTGGGGGGAATGGCGGCTCAAAGGGCGGCTTTGCCGCAAATGGTTCGCCGGGATCGCCGGGGAATCCGGGAGATTCTGGGCTCAGCGGCAATGCCGGAACGAGCTTTGGCTCCATCTCAAATGGGGCATACTTGGCGGCTCATGGTCTGAATGGCGACAACGGAGGCTACGGCTGGGGCGGCGGTGGTGGTGGTGGCGGTGGCACAGGGGCAGCATGCTCGGGCAGTGGCGGCGGTGGCGGCGCTGGCGGTCTATACGGTTTCGGAGGAGCCCGTGGTTTTGGTGGTGGTGGTTCAATCGGAATCATCCTGAGCGGCGGATCGGAGGCGACCATTACCAATAACAGTATCACCACCGGTAACGGCGGTAATGGCGGCTACTCCGGAAAAGGGGGAGTTGGTCAAAATGGTGGTTCGGGTGCCAATGGTGGAACCGGCAACGCCAATGGTGGCGCGGGGGGACGTGGTGGAAACGGCGGTAAGGGGGGTAACGGGGGAGATGGCGGATGCGGTGGCGGTGGTCCGGTGGTTGGAATTGTCGAGGCTGCCAGCAGCTCCACTCGCACGAATAACTTCTTCACGCTCGGAGTCGCCGGGATTGGTGGCGCACGCGGAGATGGTCGCGGCAAAGAAGGCGCCAACGGTGATCGAGCTGAATTCAAGAAGATAGACTAA